Proteins encoded in a region of the Ornithodoros turicata isolate Travis chromosome 3, ASM3712646v1, whole genome shotgun sequence genome:
- the LOC135389211 gene encoding uncharacterized protein LOC135389211, with protein sequence MSDADDAEQMINEGSSDENNDRELAKLRLQLEIEKLKLAQIQAGAGNGFRQNGESRNRVSEYAKDLRGVLAAMPESEALVPAWFVSVETVFKNFNVPEDVQGTVLLAYLSEKMRAVIARHGNGKFLSYPDVKQKVLVELRLTPAEYRRHFYQAKKGDSESWGQFLTRLTALLDHYTDSRKVKSLDDLRDLILADRLLYLMPEETRSYVALAEMREWHRPDKVVELAENFEEIKRVSRQRKPVAATTATPQKRHSEQRENKPISAKNGEAARPSTATRGVSKRVIRCYHCKDLGHYARDCPRSVLRESERDFAESRTRDETERKLLPKLHCYGGGGDATGPVNESKMQEDAAQYVRLRVGDNLLTARLDSGADITVLRRDAVSLADNEKESGQIRLKGAFGHIVPAQLVEVPLGIETENACMQQVLTQCAVTDELADGINALLTPHDWVNIKNANEKLNEEELDTIEPRSISIPVEFEEETCDRERDEKEEHSITAAINVAVESADPEMRNVESHNFATEQRTDESLKESWEHAKEGSHGMVIVDGLLYHNDCMDFGNCRQLVIPASRRREVLTIAHDSPWGGHFSYKKTKQRVKSAFYWPSVTSDIKKYCQSCHGCQIFSKARSTDRVPITPITRPEEPFKVIYLDCIGPLDPPSARGHRYALCLIDLCTRWPEVIPLRSLTARATCQALVDVFARYGTPELVCCDQGTNFTSKLTQELTERMGIKVRFSTPDHPQSNGIVERWNGTFKAMLRHVVADEGREWDRYVSCLLWAYREVPNEVTGVSPFQLMFGRVPHGPLHILQQTWTGN encoded by the coding sequence ATGAGTGACGCGGACGACGCAGAGCAAATGATCAATGAGGGAAGCTCAGACGAAAATAACGATAGAGAGCTCGCGAAGCTAAGACTCCAGCTCGAGATAGAAAAACTAAAACTCGCGCAAATTCAAGCTGGAGCCGGGAACGGTTTCAGGCAGAATGGGGAAAGCAGGAACAGAGTGAGTGAGTACGCCAAGGACCTACGAGGTGTGTTAGCTGCAATGCCAGAGTCCGAAGCTCTAGTTCCCGCGTGGTTTGTAAGCGTTGAAACTGTATTTAAAAACTTCAACGTGCCGGAAGATGTGCAAGGTACTGTGCTGCTTGCATATCTGAGCGAGAAAATGAGAGCAGTGATTGCAAGACATGGCAATGGGAAATTCCTCAGTTATCCTGACGTGAAGCAAAAGGTGCTAGTCGAACTGCGGTTGACACCTGCTGAGTATAGAAGGCATTTCTACCAGGCAAAGAAAGGTGATTCCGAGTCGTGGGGCCAGTTTCTAACACGATTGACAGCTCTCCTCGACCACTATACCGATAGTCGCAAAGTTAAGAGTCTGGACGACTTACGAGACCTAATCCTAGCTGACAGGCTCCTGTATCTTATGCCTGAGGAAACACGTTCGTACGTGGCTCTCGCTGAAATGAGGGAATGGCACAGGCCAGACAAGGTAGTGGAACTGGCAGAAAACTTCGAGGAAATCAAGCGAGTATCCAGACAGCGGAAACCGGTAGCCGCAACCACCGCAACGCCTCAAAAGCGACATTCAGAACAGCGCGAGAATAAGCCAATTTCCGCCAAAAACGGTGAGGCCGCTCGCCCTTCTACGGCGACTCGTGGAGTATCGAAACGGGTGATTCGTTGTTATCACTGTAAAGATCTGGGCCATTATGCTAGGGATTGCCCCCGGTCTGTTTTGAGGGAATCTGAACGGGACTTTGCGGAATCGCGGACACGAGACGAGACAGAACGGAAGTTGTTGCCAAAGTTGCATtgctacgggggggggggggatgcgaCAGGTCCAGTAAACGAAAGTAAAATGCAGGAAGATGCCGCACAGTATGTACGCTTACGAGTAGGGGATAATCTTCTCACAGCTCGATTGGATTCGGGAGCTGACATAACTGTATTAAGGCGAGACGCAGTTTCACTTGCCGACAATGAAAAGGAAAGTGGGCAGATAAGGTTAAAAGGAGCTTTTGGACACATTGTCCCAGCACAGCTTGTGGAAGTCCCGTTGGGAATAGAGACAGAGAATGCGTGCATGCAGCAGGTACTGACCCAATGTGCTGTGACAGACGAGCTAGCGGACGGCATAAATGCCTTACTGACCCCTCATGATTGGGTAAACATAAAGAATGCTAATGAGAAACTGAATGAGGAAGAGTTAGATACGATTGAACCGCGGTCAATATCCATACCGGTGGAATTTGAGGAAGAGACGTGCGATCGGGAAAGGGATGAGAAAGAGGAACACAGCATAACCGCAGCTATCAATGTAGCGGTAGAGAGCGCAGATCCCGAAATGAGGAATGTGGAGTCACATAATTTCGCAACTGAACAAAGAACTGATGAATCCCTAAAGGAATCGTGGGAACACGCGAAAGAAGGGTCGCATGGCATGGTCATTGTAGACGGATTGTTGTACCACAACGACTGCATGGACTTCGGTAATTGTAGACAATTGGTTATACCGGCGTCGCGTAGGAGAGAGGTTCTGACAATTGCGCATGACTCTCCATGGGGAGGGCATTTTTCGTACAAGAAGACGAAACAACGAGTTAAAAGTGCGTTCTATTGGCCTTCAGTGACATCAGATATAAAGAAATATTGTCAGTCGTGCCACGGATGCCAGATATTTTCTAAAGCGAGGAGCACTGATCGCGTCCCGATCACGCCAATAACCAGACCCGAGGAACCGTTTAAGGTAATATATCTAGACTGTATTGGACCCCTCGACCCCCCTTCAGCCCGTGGGCATCGGTACGCATTATGCCTGATAGACCTCTGCACGCGATGGCCCGAGGTTATACCACTCCGTTCTTTGACAGCCAGGGCTACATGTCAGGCGCTGGTTGATGTGTTCGCGCGGTACGGCACGCCCGAGCTTGTGTGTTGTGATCAGGGAACGAACTTCACTAGTAAGCTAACGCAAGAGTTAACCGAGAGGATGGGAATTAAAGTTAGGTTCTCGACACCTGATCACCCACAGAGCAACGGCATCGTCGAACGGTGGAATGGCACTTTCAAGGCTATGCTACGGCATGTCGTAGCAGACGAAGGCAGAGAGTGGGACCGCTACGTCTCATGTCTTTTGTGGGCTTATCGGGAGGTACCCAATGAGGTTACCGGAGTGTCGCCGTTCCAGCTAATGTTTGGCAGGGTCCCGCACGGTCCCCTTCATATCCTGCAGCAGACATGGACAGGCAACTGA